Proteins found in one Pelmatolapia mariae isolate MD_Pm_ZW linkage group LG7, Pm_UMD_F_2, whole genome shotgun sequence genomic segment:
- the foxb1a gene encoding forkhead box protein B1a, with protein sequence MPRPGRNTYSDQKPPYSYISLTAMAIQSCPEKMLPLSEIYKFIMDRFPYYRENTQRWQNSLRHNLSFNDCFIKIPRRPDQPGKGSFWALHPNCGDMFENGSFLRRRKRFKVSPVSDHLAPSKQSDAAHYLQQQAKLRLSALAATGTHLPQMSTYNLGVSQSSTFKHPFAIENIIAREYKVPGSLAFSTMQSMSAGYPLHNQLTTAWPHMYNTSVIDTAAPISMASSDYSAYGVPIKSLCHGGQSLPAIPVPIKPTPTSMPGFSALPPHIPAFLSNSPQSLSPTSPQTATSQSSPATPSETLTSPSTLQSVAVH encoded by the coding sequence ATGCCTCGTCCGGGGAGAAACACGTACAGCGATCAGAAGCCACCTTACTCCTACATCTCGCTCACTGCCATGGCGATCCAGAGCTGCCCGGAGAAGATGCTGCCACTCAGTGAAATTTACAAGTTCATCATGGATAGATTCCCttattacagagaaaacacCCAGCGATGGCAGAACTCTCTGCGTCACAACCTGTCATTTAACGACTGTTTCATCAAAATCCCCCGGCGCCCAGATCAACCAGGTAAGGGCAGTTTCTGGGCTCTGCACCCCAACTGTGGGGACATGTTTGAGAATGGAAGTTTTTTGAGGCGCCGCAAAAGGTTCAAAGTGTCGCCCGTGTCTGATCATTTGGCTCCCAGCAAGCAGTCGGATGCTGCCCATTACCTCCAACAGCAAGCCAAGCTGAGACTGAGCGCCCTGGCAGCCACCGGCACACACCTCCCTCAGATGTCAACTTACAACCTCGGAGTGTCTCAGTCATCAACTTTCAAACACCCCTTTGCAATTGAGAACATCATCGCCAGAGAATACAAGGTCCCGGGAAGTCTGGCGTTCTCCACCATGCAGTCCATGTCTGCCGGGTACCCGCTTCACAACCAGCTGACGACAGCCTGGCCCCACATGTACAACACCAGCGTGATTGACACGGCGGCCCCAATATCCATGGCAAGCAGCGACTACAGTGCCTATGGCGTGCCCATAAAATCCCTGTGTCACGGGGGACAGTCCTTACCGGCTATCCCGGTGCCAATCAAGCCCACCCCGACGTCCATGCCCGGTTTCTCGGCGCTACCTCCCCACATCCCCGCTTTTCTATCAAACTCTCCGCAGTCTCTGAGCCCGACGTCCCCACAGACAGCGACGAGCCAAAGCAGCCCCGCAACCCCGAGTGAGACTCTGACGAGCCCCTCCACTCTACAGTCTGTGGCTGTGCACTGA